In one Deinococcus psychrotolerans genomic region, the following are encoded:
- a CDS encoding DUF6691 family protein — protein sequence MISSTPTRTESQAPASTLSLLAYLLAGTFFGVVLVKSEAASWYRIQEMFHFQSFHMYGLIGSAVLTGMLTTGLLRHFRARSLDGQAIKIQHKAPGLPRYVFGGLTFGLGWGLAGVCPGPIFTLLGSGIWAMLIVLLFALIGTWLYGVLRNRLPH from the coding sequence TACCAGAACCGAATCTCAGGCCCCGGCTTCCACCCTTTCCCTCCTCGCTTATCTGCTGGCTGGAACCTTCTTCGGCGTCGTTCTGGTCAAGAGCGAGGCCGCCAGTTGGTACCGCATTCAGGAGATGTTCCACTTTCAGTCGTTTCACATGTACGGCCTGATCGGTTCAGCCGTGCTGACGGGCATGCTGACCACCGGGCTGCTCCGGCATTTTCGAGCACGCTCGCTGGACGGCCAGGCCATCAAGATTCAGCACAAGGCCCCCGGACTGCCCCGTTACGTCTTCGGGGGCCTGACGTTCGGCCTCGGCTGGGGTCTGGCAGGTGTCTGTCCAGGGCCGATTTTTACCTTACTCGGCAGCGGCATCTGGGCCATGCTGATCGTGCTCCTCTTTGCCCTGATCGGCACTTGGTTGTATGGGGTGCTGCGGAACCGCTTACCGCATTGA
- a CDS encoding DsrE family protein — protein MTNLKLVLHIDQADRWPAALSNVANVLRDYPAISLRIVANEAGVYAFLGRTDLLTKMAEAAEKQVAFQACANSLKSHDIDPAHLPKWVTVVPAGVVALAEAQREGFAYIKP, from the coding sequence ATGACTAACTTGAAACTGGTGCTGCACATCGACCAGGCCGATCGCTGGCCTGCCGCCTTGAGCAACGTCGCCAACGTGCTGCGCGACTATCCAGCTATCTCTCTGCGCATTGTGGCGAATGAGGCAGGCGTTTATGCTTTCCTAGGCCGTACAGACTTGCTGACCAAAATGGCCGAGGCCGCCGAAAAACAGGTGGCCTTTCAAGCCTGCGCCAATTCTCTGAAAAGCCATGACATTGATCCCGCGCACCTTCCGAAATGGGTCACGGTGGTGCCTGCCGGGGTGGTGGCGCTGGCTGAAGCTCAGAGGGAAGGGTTTGCCTACATCAAGCCCTGA